In Candidatus Defluviibacterium haderslevense, the following are encoded in one genomic region:
- a CDS encoding T9SS type A sorting domain-containing protein, which translates to MKSIHFILFCFVGTMSLGQIRFNSAFNPCYIAESQIIKNADYYCHNKIINKVQELQEIMWSKVDVSIPLGWQSYVCDNNNCYTPKIVDCPDKLPNVLLVDSSVNMDVHFETNGIQGGAHVVLWVFEKGDTTNRLKIDYLFNMVLSNHETKTISLKMYPNPTASVFSIATNTILTQVELYDILGQKIASYPTFESYDISQLKDGIYSVKIIGLNKQVIAILRIQKQGPRS; encoded by the coding sequence GTGAAATCAATACATTTTATATTGTTTTGTTTTGTGGGGACAATGAGTCTAGGCCAGATACGTTTTAATTCCGCATTCAATCCATGTTACATTGCCGAAAGTCAGATTATTAAGAACGCTGATTATTATTGTCACAATAAGATCATAAACAAGGTCCAAGAACTTCAAGAAATCATGTGGAGTAAAGTGGATGTTAGCATTCCCTTAGGTTGGCAATCTTATGTATGTGATAATAATAATTGTTATACTCCAAAAATTGTAGATTGTCCGGATAAATTACCCAATGTATTATTAGTAGATAGCTCGGTCAATATGGATGTTCATTTTGAAACGAATGGCATTCAGGGTGGAGCCCATGTAGTCCTGTGGGTTTTTGAAAAAGGCGACACCACCAATAGATTAAAGATTGATTATTTGTTCAACATGGTTTTGTCCAATCATGAAACAAAGACTATTTCATTAAAGATGTATCCCAATCCAACTGCCAGTGTATTTTCAATTGCGACTAATACTATTTTAACCCAAGTAGAATTGTACGATATATTAGGACAAAAGATAGCATCTTATCCAACATTTGAATCTTATGATATAAGTCAATTGAAAGATGGTATTTATTCTGTCAAAATTATAGGTTTAAATAAGCAGGTAATTGCAATATTACGAATCCAAAAGCAAGGTCCAAGATCTTAA
- a CDS encoding 4Fe-4S binding protein, which produces MMNHSNIIRSKSLIRSKFQVILITIGLGILLGIFCLAQFTQLVSFGLLVSLLLGISLIIIYYSKTLYANLPEGIKNNGVWTGTLTGRGVSAWILGVVLTCFYILLYWFPHILGLSTSGNTGIIGFFDPLSQFFKNQPASEWFVYGTLYTLAIILFGIKFIWKYRHNKYQLLRTISVIFFQTAFAFLLPEFMLRLNLPFNDFKNMWPLNYYFFDSWHLEELMHAGNIGWFMLIWGLAMIFLISPILTYLYGKRWYCSWVCGCGGLAETAGDSFRHLSDKSIKAWNLERYLIYSVLLISVIMTVGVLYSYKTGVNTLLGINTYELRKWYGFIIGAAFSGVIGVGFYPLLGSRVWCRFGCPMAAILGIQQKFFSRFRITTNGGQCITCGNCSTYCEMGIDVRAYAQRGQNIVRASCVGCGICAAVCPRGVLRLENGSADISTRTTQLKTIHISEDALRILN; this is translated from the coding sequence ATGATGAACCATTCCAATATCATTCGTTCAAAATCATTGATCCGTTCAAAATTTCAGGTCATTTTAATTACAATTGGGCTAGGAATTTTATTAGGCATTTTTTGTCTCGCACAATTTACCCAATTAGTAAGTTTTGGATTATTAGTCAGTTTACTTTTAGGTATATCATTAATCATTATTTATTATTCCAAAACCTTGTATGCAAACTTACCCGAAGGAATTAAAAACAACGGTGTTTGGACAGGAACTTTGACTGGAAGAGGAGTTTCAGCATGGATACTTGGTGTTGTGTTAACTTGCTTTTATATACTACTATATTGGTTTCCACATATACTGGGCCTATCCACATCAGGCAATACTGGAATCATTGGTTTCTTTGATCCATTAAGTCAATTTTTTAAAAATCAGCCGGCAAGTGAATGGTTCGTTTACGGTACTTTGTATACACTGGCAATTATACTTTTTGGAATAAAGTTTATTTGGAAATATCGCCACAATAAATATCAATTATTAAGAACCATTTCAGTTATTTTTTTTCAAACAGCTTTTGCTTTTTTACTTCCTGAATTCATGTTGCGATTGAACTTGCCCTTCAATGATTTTAAAAACATGTGGCCTCTGAATTATTATTTTTTTGATTCCTGGCATCTTGAAGAATTAATGCATGCTGGAAATATTGGATGGTTTATGCTCATTTGGGGCTTAGCCATGATTTTTCTGATTTCTCCAATACTTACTTACTTATACGGTAAACGCTGGTATTGCAGTTGGGTGTGTGGATGTGGTGGTTTAGCTGAAACGGCAGGAGATTCGTTTAGACATTTATCCGATAAATCAATTAAAGCATGGAATTTGGAACGCTATTTAATTTATAGTGTATTGCTCATTTCTGTAATCATGACTGTCGGTGTACTATATTCATATAAAACAGGTGTAAATACCTTATTAGGAATCAACACTTATGAATTGCGAAAGTGGTATGGTTTTATCATTGGAGCTGCTTTTTCTGGTGTGATCGGAGTAGGCTTTTATCCATTATTAGGAAGTCGTGTCTGGTGCAGGTTTGGTTGTCCGATGGCAGCAATACTTGGAATACAGCAGAAATTTTTCTCACGATTCCGGATCACAACCAATGGTGGACAATGTATTACTTGTGGTAATTGTTCCACCTATTGTGAAATGGGTATCGATGTCCGGGCTTATGCACAACGTGGTCAGAATATAGTTCGAGCTTCGTGCGTAGGCTGCGGAATTTGTGCTGCTGTATGCCCACGAGGAGTCCTTAGACTTGAAAATGGTTCAGCAGATATTTCAACCCGAACTACTCAATTAAAAACCATTCACATCAGTGAAGATGCATTGAGAATTTTAAACTAA
- a CDS encoding VOC family protein, translating into MTNAINWFEIPVTDFARAKKFYGTLYGAEISEMPHPLFKYGMLPADMQNGGIGGGIVQGDGYVPSAEGVLIYLNGGEDLNGPLSKVEQAGGKILLPKTSIGGNGFMAIFLDTEGNKIALHSMK; encoded by the coding sequence ATGACAAATGCAATTAATTGGTTCGAAATCCCAGTTACTGATTTCGCAAGAGCAAAAAAATTTTATGGCACGCTTTATGGCGCTGAAATTTCAGAGATGCCACACCCTTTATTTAAGTATGGAATGTTACCAGCGGATATGCAAAATGGGGGTATAGGCGGCGGAATAGTACAAGGAGATGGGTATGTGCCATCTGCAGAAGGAGTGTTAATATATTTGAATGGGGGAGAAGACTTGAATGGTCCTTTATCAAAAGTTGAACAGGCGGGAGGTAAAATTCTATTGCCAAAAACCTCAATTGGCGGAAATGGTTTTATGGCGATATTTTTAGACACTGAAGGAAATAAGATTGCTTTACATTCAATGAAATAA
- a CDS encoding T9SS type A sorting domain-containing protein → MARIFTILFCLSMSLGFSQERFSSEFNPCKLEEKVDASKDQYCHNKIRNHTKRPILVLWAKENLLMPLFWDSYVCDNNQCYSPAVVKCPEDAANEVLVDSTVNMDVHFQTDGTQGGAHVVIWVNEKDDTTKKLKIDYLFNKTVSNNEVKNIAIKMYPNPASNAFTVEYNTGLTRVELYSILGKKVVSFNAGHFKSYDISNLVDGIYLVKLIGPNDQLLRTVRLQKRSPRA, encoded by the coding sequence ATGGCAAGAATATTTACCATTTTGTTTTGTTTATCAATGTCTTTGGGCTTTTCTCAAGAACGTTTTAGTTCCGAATTTAATCCTTGTAAGCTCGAAGAAAAAGTGGATGCATCAAAGGATCAGTACTGTCATAACAAAATACGCAACCATACGAAACGACCTATTTTAGTTTTATGGGCAAAGGAGAATCTCTTAATGCCATTGTTTTGGGATTCATATGTGTGTGATAATAATCAATGTTATTCACCTGCTGTTGTTAAATGTCCGGAAGACGCAGCTAATGAAGTATTGGTAGATAGCACAGTTAATATGGATGTACATTTTCAAACTGATGGTACCCAGGGCGGGGCTCATGTTGTAATTTGGGTCAATGAGAAAGATGATACCACCAAAAAATTAAAGATAGATTACCTATTCAATAAAACCGTTTCCAACAATGAGGTTAAGAATATAGCCATTAAGATGTATCCAAATCCTGCCTCCAATGCATTCACAGTAGAATACAATACAGGATTAACCAGAGTTGAATTGTATTCCATACTTGGAAAGAAAGTGGTTTCCTTTAATGCAGGTCATTTCAAGAGTTATGATATCAGTAATTTAGTAGATGGTATATACCTTGTTAAACTGATTGGTCCAAATGATCAATTACTTCGCACGGTTCGACTACAGAAAAGGTCTCCTAGGGCGTAA
- a CDS encoding helix-turn-helix transcriptional regulator, which translates to MFKGKHYYGEFLTSEENIATNILADRLALLEMNGIVNKSSDPSHKQKIIYRLTPKGIDLIPILIEVIMWSAKYDKDTAVDLNFVKSVEQDKVGLIAQLTSRLIEDLNNV; encoded by the coding sequence ATGTTCAAGGGCAAGCATTACTATGGTGAATTTCTCACCTCCGAAGAGAACATTGCAACCAATATTCTTGCAGATAGATTGGCATTATTGGAAATGAATGGCATAGTCAATAAATCAAGTGACCCAAGCCATAAGCAAAAAATTATTTATCGGCTTACACCAAAAGGAATTGACCTCATTCCTATCCTAATAGAAGTCATCATGTGGTCAGCCAAATATGACAAGGATACTGCCGTAGATTTGAACTTTGTTAAAAGCGTTGAACAGGATAAAGTAGGCCTTATCGCTCAATTAACCAGTCGACTTATCGAAGATTTAAATAATGTTTAA
- a CDS encoding T9SS type A sorting domain-containing protein, translating to MKPQITIITKMLILAVCFALFNTLYSQSVSLDLSFDNDGKVVTAVGNYDNYGYSIAIQSDGKILVVGYSNNGSNEDFTLIRYNTNGSLDSSFNSNGIVITDFGFDDYGRSISLQSDGKIVVAGYSNNGSNYDFALLRYNTNGSLDSSFDADGKVITSFGTSNDYGNSLTIQSDGKIVVAGESRNESYSDFALVRYNTNGSLDSSFDSDGKVTTIVNGSALNGAYSVVIQSDGKIVAAGYSGHKQNGTDFRFALVRYNINGSLDNSFDKDGKVTTDIGTFGDLAYSIVIQSDGKIVAAGYSGNGSNLDFALVRFNTNGSLDNNFGTDGKVTTAVGNSKDVAHSIVIQSDNKIIAAGQSNHSFALMRYNTDGSLDNIFDTDGKVFTDIGNGDDGAFSIAIQNDGKIVAAGFSNNGPVHYYPTHIAVVRYNNTNSVSINETAGYSKEMFVFPNPFSTYATLQTSNILKNPRLTFYNLYGQSVKQITSLTIKFGNTISFNRDNLPNGTYFIQLIDDNQIISTNKLVITD from the coding sequence ATGAAACCACAAATTACTATTATTACAAAAATGTTAATACTTGCAGTATGTTTCGCATTGTTTAATACTTTATACTCTCAGTCTGTTTCATTAGACCTTAGCTTTGATAATGATGGCAAGGTCGTTACAGCTGTCGGTAATTATGATAATTATGGTTACTCAATAGCCATACAAAGTGATGGTAAAATTTTGGTAGTTGGTTATTCCAACAATGGTTCTAATGAGGATTTTACTTTAATACGTTATAATACAAATGGCAGCTTAGATAGTAGCTTTAATTCAAATGGAATAGTGATAACAGATTTTGGATTTGATGATTATGGACGTTCAATATCTTTGCAAAGTGATGGCAAAATTGTAGTAGCGGGTTATAGCAACAATGGTTCTAACTATGATTTTGCTTTGTTACGTTACAATACAAATGGCAGCCTAGACAGCAGCTTTGATGCAGATGGAAAAGTGATTACATCTTTTGGAACTTCTAATGATTATGGAAATTCATTAACCATACAAAGTGATGGCAAAATTGTTGTGGCAGGAGAAAGTAGAAATGAATCTTATAGTGATTTTGCTTTAGTTCGTTATAACACAAATGGCAGCCTAGACAGCAGCTTTGATTCGGATGGAAAAGTGACTACAATTGTTAATGGTAGTGCTTTAAATGGTGCATATTCTGTTGTCATACAGAGTGATGGCAAAATTGTAGCGGCTGGATATAGTGGACATAAACAGAATGGCACTGATTTTCGTTTTGCTTTAGTGCGTTACAACATAAATGGCAGTTTAGACAACAGCTTTGATAAAGATGGAAAAGTAACCACAGATATTGGTACTTTTGGTGATCTTGCATATTCTATTGTTATACAAAGTGATGGTAAAATTGTAGCGGCTGGATATAGCGGAAATGGTTCTAATCTTGATTTTGCTTTAGTACGTTTTAACACAAATGGCAGTTTAGACAACAACTTTGGTACAGATGGAAAAGTGACTACGGCTGTTGGAAATTCAAAAGATGTTGCACATTCAATTGTTATACAAAGTGATAACAAAATTATTGCAGCGGGTCAAAGCAACCATAGTTTTGCTTTAATGCGTTACAACACTGATGGCAGTTTAGATAACATCTTTGATACAGATGGAAAAGTGTTTACAGATATTGGAAATGGTGATGATGGTGCATTTTCTATTGCCATACAGAATGATGGTAAAATTGTTGCAGCGGGTTTTAGCAACAATGGCCCTGTGCATTATTATCCTACACATATAGCAGTAGTTAGATATAATAATACCAACAGTGTATCAATAAATGAGACTGCTGGTTATTCTAAAGAAATGTTTGTTTTTCCCAATCCTTTTTCTACTTATGCAACTTTACAAACTAGCAATATTTTGAAAAATCCTAGATTGACATTCTATAACTTATACGGACAATCAGTAAAACAAATAACTTCCTTAACTATCAAATTTGGCAATACAATTAGTTTTAACCGTGACAATTTACCAAACGGAACATATTTCATTCAGTTAATTGATGACAATCAAATAATTTCGACAAATAAACTTGTTATCACAGATTAA
- a CDS encoding SRPBCC family protein: MSTLINSITIDAPIGRIWNILTDLELLDKTDPTVKKATLISEIKTGLHAKRKVLMQDGKNWFDEMITEFNPNEKLVYQLTDCSFPIKRLKHTYSFEIIGNQTKVQQVMEYTVKFGLIGELMDKIMIGKQFNSGINLFLNGLKTYAEKN, encoded by the coding sequence ATGAGTACTTTGATTAATTCCATAACTATTGACGCACCTATTGGCAGAATATGGAACATTCTTACTGATCTAGAATTGTTGGATAAAACCGACCCTACCGTAAAAAAAGCAACTTTAATTTCCGAGATAAAAACGGGGTTACATGCAAAAAGAAAAGTTTTAATGCAAGATGGCAAAAATTGGTTTGACGAAATGATTACCGAATTCAATCCAAATGAAAAACTGGTTTATCAATTGACAGACTGTTCTTTTCCTATCAAAAGATTAAAACACACATACAGTTTTGAAATAATCGGGAACCAAACCAAAGTTCAACAAGTCATGGAATACACAGTAAAGTTTGGTTTAATTGGTGAGCTTATGGATAAAATAATGATTGGCAAACAATTTAATTCAGGAATTAACCTGTTTCTAAATGGACTAAAAACATACGCTGAAAAAAATTAA
- a CDS encoding NAD(P)/FAD-dependent oxidoreductase, which translates to MARIFIIGNGISGVTAARHIRKLSNHDITIISSESSHFFARTALMYVYMGHMRFKDIKPYEDGFWKKNRIELLHDSVIGIEFISKSLTLESGLKLHYDQLILATGSIPNKMGWPGQDLQGVSGLYHLQDLEMMEQYSKNCSRAVIVGGGLIGIEMAEMFHSRHIPVTLVVREKEYWYNILPPEEAAMISRHIHEHNIDLKLNCELTEILDNGQGEAAGVVLSNGEQIECNYVGLTVGVKPNIEFLKNTALETDRGILVNEQLETNIADVYAIGDCAQLRHALSGRKPIEAIWYTGRMMGETVAYNICKEPVSYNPGIWFNSAKFLDIEYQVYGFVPSKIQSPFNSFYWEHTDGKKSIRLVFNIETSEILGFNLMGIRFRHEVCETWISKKTGLNDVVQNIRLAFFDPEFYKNYEVSFVESFNQQFNQQIILNKNKTLNHVFKFLTQK; encoded by the coding sequence ATGGCAAGAATATTCATTATTGGAAATGGTATTTCTGGAGTTACTGCTGCCAGACACATCCGGAAATTATCTAACCATGATATAACGATTATTTCTTCAGAATCAAGCCATTTCTTTGCACGTACAGCACTTATGTATGTCTACATGGGCCATATGCGTTTTAAAGATATCAAACCCTATGAGGATGGATTTTGGAAAAAAAACCGCATAGAATTACTTCACGATAGCGTGATCGGAATCGAATTTATTTCTAAATCATTGACCCTTGAATCTGGATTAAAACTGCATTATGATCAATTAATACTAGCCACAGGATCTATACCCAATAAAATGGGATGGCCAGGTCAAGATCTTCAAGGTGTGAGTGGACTGTATCACCTGCAAGATCTGGAAATGATGGAACAATACAGCAAAAATTGCTCGCGTGCTGTAATTGTAGGAGGAGGCTTAATTGGAATTGAGATGGCAGAGATGTTTCATTCCAGGCACATTCCTGTAACCCTTGTCGTTAGAGAAAAAGAGTATTGGTATAATATTCTACCTCCAGAGGAAGCCGCCATGATCTCCAGACATATTCATGAACACAACATCGACCTAAAATTAAATTGTGAGCTTACAGAAATTCTGGATAATGGTCAAGGAGAAGCAGCAGGAGTAGTTCTATCAAACGGAGAACAAATAGAATGCAATTATGTAGGATTGACTGTGGGTGTTAAGCCAAATATAGAATTTCTAAAAAACACAGCACTGGAAACGGATCGAGGTATTTTAGTGAATGAACAACTTGAAACCAATATAGCTGATGTTTACGCTATTGGTGATTGCGCTCAATTAAGACATGCATTATCCGGTAGAAAACCGATTGAAGCAATATGGTATACTGGTAGGATGATGGGCGAAACGGTCGCTTATAATATTTGTAAAGAACCTGTCAGTTATAATCCCGGGATTTGGTTTAATTCTGCTAAATTTCTGGATATCGAGTATCAGGTCTATGGTTTTGTCCCATCAAAAATCCAATCACCATTTAATAGTTTTTATTGGGAGCATACTGATGGCAAAAAAAGTATTCGATTGGTTTTTAATATTGAAACCAGTGAAATTCTAGGCTTTAATTTAATGGGCATAAGATTTAGACATGAAGTCTGTGAAACATGGATCTCAAAAAAAACTGGGTTGAATGATGTAGTCCAAAATATTCGTCTGGCGTTTTTTGATCCTGAATTTTATAAAAATTATGAAGTATCTTTTGTTGAATCATTCAATCAACAATTCAATCAACAAATTATTTTAAATAAAAATAAAACATTGAATCATGTTTTCAAATTTCTAACACAAAAATAA